A stretch of Lathyrus oleraceus cultivar Zhongwan6 chromosome 6, CAAS_Psat_ZW6_1.0, whole genome shotgun sequence DNA encodes these proteins:
- the LOC127091069 gene encoding transcription factor SRM1 produces MFRETIAVSAATTRWASHQTQWTRDHDKLFERALLIVPEDLPNRWEKIAEQVPGKSAAEVRDHYEALVHDVLEIDSGRVEVPSYSDESAVVSGGGLNEWDSSNQISFGSKVKHGGDNERKKGTPWTEEEHRLFLIGLSKFGKGDWRSISRNVVVTRTPTQVASHAQKYFLRQNSVKKERKRSSIHDITSVDSNSAPAPIDQNWVPPPGGASIQQSQEMQHYPSNNFQDQMGSFGYSTYGFQI; encoded by the exons ATGTTTCGGGAGACAATCGCCGTGTCCGCCGCCACGACGCGGTGGGCGAGTCATCAAACTCAGTGGACTCGCGACCACGACAAGCTCTTCGAGCGAGCTCTGTTGATCGTGCCGGAGGATTTACCGAACCGGTGGGAGAAGATCGCCGAGCAAGTTCCCGGTAAGTCGGCGGCGGAAGTTAGGGATCACTATGAAGCTTTGGTTCATGATGTGTTGGAAATTGATTCCGGTAGGGTTGAGGTTCCGAGTTACTCTGATGAATCAGCGGTGGTCAGTGGTGGTGGATTGAATGAATGGGATTCTTCTAATCAAATTTCGTTTGGTTCTAAGGTTAAACATGGCGGTGATAACGAGAGAAAGAAAGGAACACCGTGGACTGAAGAAGAACATAG GTTATTTCTTATTGGGCTTAGCAAATTTGGGAAAGGAGATTGGAGAAGCATATCAAGAAACGTTGTTGTGACAAGAACACCGACTCAGGTAGCTAGCCATGCTCAGAAGTACTTTCTTCGCCAGAACTCggtgaaaaaagagagaaaaagatCAAGTATTCATGACATTACATCCGTTGACAGTAACTCTGCTCCCGCGCCTATCGATCAGAATTGGGTTCCTCCTCCTGGTGGCGCTTCAATTCAACAGTCTCAAGAAATGCAGCATTATCCATCAAACAATTTTCAAGATCAAATGGGTTCATTTGGGTATTCAACTTATGGCTTTCAGATCTAA
- the LOC127091070 gene encoding uncharacterized protein At2g27730, mitochondrial codes for MAMKSALSRGIVTRSMDSTSRGAFTRFFSNKGKVLSEEEQAKENVYIQKWERERLEKQKQEAEKAKAERAKETADNKKSDGTQKS; via the exons ATGGCAATGAAATCGGCACTGAGTCGAGGAATCGTGACTCGTTCAATGGACTCAACATCTCGTGGAGCTTTCACTCGTTTCTTCAGCAACAAAGGTAAGGTTCTCAGCGAGGAAGAACAGGCCAAAGAAAACGTCTACATCCAG AAATGGGAGAGGGAGAGATTGGAGAAACAGAAGCAAGAGGCTGAGAAGGCTAAGGCGGAGAGAGCCAAAGAGACTGCTGATAACAAG AAATCTGACGGGACTCAAAAGAGTTGA